The Triticum urartu cultivar G1812 chromosome 5, Tu2.1, whole genome shotgun sequence genome contains the following window.
GGCGGTTCAGCAGGAAGGTGGAGGTGCTGAGCGCTTCGGCCTAGAAATGAGGCAGCATGGAGGAGTGGAACAACAGAGAGCGAACGTTGTCGTTGTGTGTGCGCAAGATCCGCTCAGCTTTTCTATTCTCTTGACGGGTGTATGGACAGAAGAGGCGGAGGACACTGCCATGGGAGGTGAGCAGAATGAGAACAATGGCATTGTCGAACACTCGAACTCACGGCCATTATCAGTTTGCAAGGCAAGAAGGGGCTGCTTGAACCGAGTCTGAACATACGCATAAAACTGAACAATGACAGGCAGTGCTTCATCAAGGATTACAAGAACTGATAACCAGATAGGCTACTGACAGAGAAGTCCAAATATGTAAATGCAACAATTGGAAAGGAAAGAATCAACGACTATGCGATTCCTGAAAGGGCAGCCGTGTGTGTTTGCCAAGACGACACGCACGACAGGAGTGTGGCGAGGACTGGGTGCAGGCGAACTCGAAGCCATAGATCAGAGGACGCCCGGGGTTCCCCATCTACTGGTGCCAGAGATTAGTGGTGACCGCGCCAGCGAACGGAAGCGCAAGGGGTGGTGAGGATGTGCCGGCCACGCGATACAGATCACCCTCGGAATCACTATGGAGAACCACCGTCCAGGTGCGGAGGTCCTTTACTGAAAAATCAAACTTATCAAATTCTACTGAAACTGTATTTTCACGACAAAGTTGACCAAGAGAAAGTAGATTTTTGATAAGCGATGGGGTAAGAAGGACACTACGGAGCTCTAGAGGAGTGATGGAGGTGGCGAGGGAACCGGTGCCGACGTCCGTGATGGGTAAATGAGCACCGTCCCCGATGATGACGGAGGCGTGAGTGGAGGAAGGACGGATAGAAGAGAGTGTAGCAGGGTTTGACGCCATGTGCGCAGCAGCACCCGAGTCGAGATACTAGTCGACGGTGCTACCGGACGACGAGGGGCCGAAGGTGGCGCTTTGTAGAGCGGCTTGGAGCGATGCCATGTCACAGGTTTGCTGCGGCTGCTGAGGCGGAGGCGGTGCAGGGGCGTAGCCATAGGGAGGCGACACACCTCCAGGGGCGCCGTACCCATAAACTAGTGGAGCAGCATGCGGGGACGACATGGCCATCATGGCTTACCGATGACGGGTGCGAGGACGTGGACCGAGCAGGCCGGCACCATGAGCACGCAAAGCGATAGGGCAGCCCTAGACAAGCCAGGTCCTGGAGTTCGCACCCGGTGCAGGCGCAGGGTAGCTCGAGGGAGGCCATGGTGGTTGCGGGCTAGCGGAGCTTGAGGCCCCTTCGTTGCTGATTTCGCGCTTCTTCCCGCGCCCGTGCCCACGTCCAGCACCAGAGGAGTTGGGATCGATGATAGGAACAAGAGGGCTCGGCACGGCACGACGCGTGGTGATGACGGCATGTGCGCCCTGGTGACACGTCGCCTGCTCAGCGCGAAGCTCTTCCAGCAGCACAAACGACCATGTCAGCAAGAAGGAGAGAAGAGAATCGCGGGACGTGATGTGCGGGAGGGCCGCATGGTACTGGTAGTTCAAACCGCACAGGCACAGCAGATGGAAGACGTACATGTCGCGTTTCGGTGACCGGTTGGCCCAGATCGCGAAGTTGGTCGATGTAGACCTTGAGCTTGGTGCAGTACTACATGATGGACACGCCCCCTTGCATGAGGGCGTGGTACCCCACGTCTATGTAGATGGACGGGAGAGTTGGTTGGCCTGGAAGATGGCATCGACGGCGGCCCAGAGCTCGGCAGCGGTTCCTTGGGCTGCATAACTGCATTGAGGAGTTGTGGTGAGAAGGTGGTGGAGAGCCAGTGAACGACGGCGTGATCTGCCATCACCAAGTCGGTGTCGTTGGAGTGACGAAGGGCGTCGGCAGCGACGTGATTGTGGACCTCAAACATGTCGAGCGCGGTGTCGAAGTGGCGATGCCACTAGGTGTAGTTGTTGGCGGCAAGATCAAGAACCATTGGGACAAGGCGACGGATATCAATGTCTGGAGAACAGAGGGAGGGGTGGGCTGGGCAACCGCCTCTGGAACAGCAGGAGCGATGCAGAGCGCGGTAGGAGAGGCCATGGGGCGGGGCAAGGGACCATCAGCAGGCTCGACAGCAGCGATAAGGACGGCCTCGTCGCCGTTGAGAGAGGGAGGAGGGGTGTGGATGGGGTTGGAATCCATGGAAGCGGTAGGGGGATCATGCGCGAAAGGGTTGAGTAACTCCTCTACGTCTGATACCATGTAAAGGAGATTAAGGATTCAACACACTTTACATTAGGTCAAAGGTTGGGTATATATACAGTTACAAAACCACAGCCATGGCTAGATCGTGTGCCACTACCTCTATCATTACGCCCACTACAGGCACTAACACGGACAGGCCATGAGCACAACCGCTTACAGTGACCACAGTGTCAACACACGCGCACAGAGAGACTGTGTCTGCTGAAGTCACGATGGGAAGTATCACATACTGATTATCGTACATATGATACTGCTAGTGTATGATACTATCTTTATAATGCATTAGCATATCTTAGCATCATAATGACATCATTTATTGTCATGCATTACACATACTAATATATCATTTAATATAACTAGCACAAATGCACATGCGTTGCATCGGGAGAAACAAATCCTTTTGGCCACCATCGCCGATGGTGGTCACGCGAGTTGTCCACTTATTTACGATGAACATGGTCCATCCCGAGGCAATCAACATGGTACTCACACTCTTGCATGCCCCTATTCCGCCTCCATGTCGAAGATGTTTCCTAGGGGAGACTTTAACACATCGACCTTCTTCTTGTCAATCGACGTCCCTTCATCGGGCATAAGTGTGTCCAATGAGTTGCATTACATCAGTAAGCACACGACACACTCCTTGATAGCGTCGTGCCACAACAGCTTCTCTATCTCCGAGGATGAGATGTCGATCGCTTGTCATCGTCTTTGTCCTCCAAGGAAGACATGTCAATAACCCTGTTGGTGATCAACGACACAACATCTCAAAAACTCAGTCCAGTAGAAAGGAAAAGCGGCAAAAATTGTGTCGTTGTTAATTAGCTAGATTCTGAACACCAAAAATAGTAGGAGTAGTAGATATTCCTATGATCATTTTAGAGGGCATTTTTTATTACGGAATCATATCATGGTGGTCAACACTTAGAAAACTACCGTGACAAACCCTGTTACGCAATAAGTATCTAGGCCAAAAAGCTGTGTCACAGGCCTATCGGAAACCTGATGATTCACACTTTTGGGCTTGTCTAATGGCATTAAAGAAACATCTTTTTCCGTTTTGGATCCTTCGCAATAAAAGACAGGTCGGAGATTCGTTTTGGGAAGATAACTGGTTAGGCAATGCCAGCATGCGGGAACAATATCTATCTTTGTACTGCATTGCTCGCGATGAGAATGATACTCTTGCGTAGGTGATCAATTATTTCCCACCCGATATTTCTTTCAGGCAGGTTTTAATTGGCCCCCTTCTTATGTCATGGCAAAATCTGCTATCCCTATTGGTTTCGATTAACCTGACACAGGGGCGGTATGTTTTTCATTGGAACCTCACTACATCTGGGTCCTTCACAGTCGACTATATGTACCACGCGCTCATGCAGTTAGAGGTCCAAGTGGATAATAACATGAAAATTTGGAAGTCCAAGATTCCACTGAAAGTTAAAATTTTCATGTGGTATCTTCGGAGGGGAGTTGTGCTAACGAAAAACAACCTCGCCCATCACAAACTGGCAAGGAAGCAAGAAGTGTGGTTTTTGTACTCACGACGAGACAATCAAACACCTCTTTTTTTCAGTGCAAGTTTGCACGCTCTatatgcactagtagaaaaagggtaaAATTAATGTTCAgctcattagtcccggtttgtatttgagccgacACTAATGTGACCAATAGTGCCgattccaacggctaggcgggcggcactaattagtaccggttcatggcgaacctttagtaccgtttcgtgccacgaaccggtactaaaaaGGTGCTGGCCTTTAGTacgggttggtggctccaaccggtactaaagaggtgGTGGTCTTTAGTacgggttggtggctccaaccggtactaaagacctcCCTTTAGTACCgtttggagccaccaaccggtattaaagaTGGTGCGTTGCCACCCGCAGTGCACAATGTTTAGTctcacctcgctagttgagaggagctcacaccggtttataagccacACCACGGCTACCGTGTCGAGCTCCTCTCTAAGCAGGTCTTTGTGGGCCTATTGCAAGTCTTCTGCCTTGTGGGGCCTACTGGGCCGtacgggcctgcatcctggcccaactagaggttgggtttctagtcgtatgtaGGCCGTGCCGGCCCAGTAGGCGGGctgtttttgctttatttaaaaaaataaaaaaaaccggGACTAAACGTCCCCCAGATCACGGTGCGCCTCGTGTCACGTGgtgggcctttggtcccggttcgtgttgaaccgagactaaaggggggacctttagtccccaacatttagtgccggttccagaATCGGTACTAAAGATCCttacgaaccggtactaaaagtcgtttttctactagtgatggtCAGTCATCCAAATAGCGTCCCATTTGTATCCGCCCACAAGTGTTGCCAATATTTTTCGTCATTGGTTGGACGGTATTCCAAATAGGTTCAAACCACTAATAAGGGTGGGAGCGTGTGCCTTATTATGGTCGTTGTGGCTATGTAGAAATGATGATTTTCAATGGCAACAACTTTGCTCCTTTACAGGTAATATTCCATTGTATACAATGGCTTCGTATGTGCTCTATGCTACACCGAATGGAATACCAACCATTATTCAAGGTCGTGTGTATGCAGCTGGAACGAGTGGCCAGGGAGGTTTTCATCCAACAGGGGTGGCAGCATAATCTCCTGATCGGTCTACCACGTCCTTAGACACATGCATAGTGTTGGTCTTTTACGACTTTATTGGTGCCAATATTTTTTTCTTTCTTGTGTCAGATTGTCCGTGATTGCCGGTGTGAATCCTAATCATGCAGATGCCGGATGTTACTCATTATGTTTTGTATctacttgatgctatattttgaGTTAATAAAAGCGCCCTTTATCGAAAAAGAAAACTACCGTGACACACCCTGGTCATGAGCTTCTGATTTTTATTGGTGGTAGGTGGTAGTTAATAAATGAAAAGGCTGCAATTACACTGTTGTATGATTATTCACTGCCATAATACAATACATCACAGGAAAAATGGCACCCTGCCACAAAAATACCACTGCACACATCTTATCTGagcttggtacacaacatatatTCTCGAGGCgcctgggcttggcccatggtaCATCTAATGGGTCAGCCAATTTTATTAAAGACTTTATTATTGTTTTGTTTTTAGGAGGTCTTTTGCAGAAAGTTTCTAAAACACATGTGTTTCCGGGTCCTTTTGTCGAGTTTTTCGTGTATGCGCTACATTTGCTCTATCCAATTCATACGTGTTTTTTTAAATCCATTCATTCATGAACCCACAGTCTCGTTGTTTTTCTAAGATAGTTTTGGTACTATTTTTGTACAATAATAATGATCAACACCATCCACAATTTCCTTTAATTCGAGCCAACACCACGGCATAATTTATGGAGTCCCTCTTTTTTTTATGATTGTGAAGATAGCTTCCTTATTTTCGGATAACCCAGGACATATGAAAAGTGGTCAAGCTTTGTATAAAGAATAGAGGTGGGATAATTGCTACACAAATGCTGGCTAGCTCAGATGGGTGTGTCCGACAACATAGGCAATTCAGGTCCTGGGTTCTCCAAATACATTTTTCCCTGCTTGTCTGTCCGACTGTAATAAAATTGGCTGGCCCATCGGATGTACCATGGGCCAAGGCCTATGCGGCCAATCAAAgcttcgtgtgtgtgtgtgtgatcgGCAACTTTTTTTTAAAACTGGAACAAACATAGATCTACTTTTAAATCTTATCCGTCAATCTATAAACAGGTGACGTATGGAGTATTAGGCAAAGAAAAGATAAAGATAAAGATATGGTAACATATTATAATTATCAATCATTTCTTTTTCTCATTTAATTAAGTGTCACCTTATTAAAAATGCCTTGATACGTAGGAGTATGATACTAGCGGAAAAAACTAGACACTTGAACAGTTGAAAATGAAAGGCGGAATCCGTGGTGCAATGTCCATGTCAAGGGACGGCAAGTGGCCCAGATCTTTGTCGTACGTGCGCGCCCACCTGAGCGCAGGGCTGGCTGGCAGCCACTCGTTCGATATCTGGGCCGCTGGCGTCGCTGTCGCACGTCGAGGCGACGGGGACGGATTTGGCATACAGCGTCCCCGGATTAGGCATGCGGCATCCCCCAACAGGTGCACGCTCCAATTGGAAACGACGTCCAGGCCCAGACGCGCGGCCAAGTTGCAGCGGCGCCTTCACATGCGCACAGCGCCCTCGACCGTCCATGTCGCCGGACAGATAGCACAGAACATTATTGGCCCCGCGCCTACATATTCAAGCACGCAGTAGCAGAAAAACAGCCAGCGCGGTAGGTAGATCATTCAAATCGATGGCGGCTGGAGGTGTGTGGGTGTTCCGGAAGGACGGGGTGATGGAGCTGGAGCGGCAGGAGAGCTCGTCGGCGTCGGGCCGGAGCGGCAAGGCGCTGGTGTACGTGCCGGCGAACGAGACGATGCGATCGCTGGAGGCGCTGGAGCGGCGGCTGGGGTCGCTGGGCTGGGAGCGCTACTACGAGAACCGAGACCTCGTGCAGCTCCACCGGCGCGACGGCGGCGTCGACCTCATCGCCCTCCCGCGAGACTTTGCGAGGTTCCGCTCCACCCATATGTACGACGTCGTCGTCAAGAACAGGCACCACTTCAAGGTCGTCGACATCGTCTGAACCATTCATGCAAGATGCTTCTACGTGCCTAGCTACTTTCCCCCGGCAGGCGCTAGTCTGTTATGCAAATAAGCGCACGTACAAAATGGTGTGCGTACGTGTTGTGTGTGAGTGATCGATGTACTAACAGTTTATGCCTTATACTGTGTGATGTCAGATGATGCTTTTGTACGTCTCCGAATTTCTCCTGTTAGCTGGTGTCAGCTTTTTTTATCTGATTGAGTCTCGGTTGTGTTTGTTACTTTTGTTGGCATGGTCATACGTGGTTGTCAACTAAAAGCAACCTGTTCCGAATTTTCCCTATGAGCATGCATGGCCACAAGTAACTGTACGTGGCCAGGCTGCATCCACACAACAATAGTGCATGCAGCTGCAAATGGCTGAAACCAAGCAAGGGACGCGTCTGTTGTTCGCGTCATTTTTAGGCATTTTTTTAAAGGAGGATGACCCAAAGTAGGATgaacccggcctctgcatctcgAAGATGCATGCGGCTATTTTATTAATTATTTATGAAGACCTTATAAAGTAATACATCAATATGTTTAAATTTGTTATCTTGACAACATTTATCGCTACTCCAATCCACATGATGAAAAGGTGCACAAATGCTGAGCTGGATAACCAGACCTCTGACCACTTCAAGGTCGTCGACCTATAGGCATGCATGATGCATCTATAGGTACTTACTTTCCCCGGTCAAGCTTGCAACAATAAGCGCGTTTGTATAGTGGTGTGCGAGTGTTGGAGCCACAATTTATGTATTGTACTCTATGATGCCTTTGTGCTACTACTCCGTTTCTAAAGTagctagtactccctccgtttcataATATAAAAGCGTTTTTTATACTAGTGTAGTGTAAAAAACACTATTataaaaaacgctcttatattatgagactAGTGTAAAAAATGCctttatattatgggacggaggaagTAGAAAAGTTGCATTGCATGGTCGTGTTTGTTAACTAAACACCTTCCATTTTATAAAATTTCTAACTCTCAACGCATGGCTACAGTATATCCTACGTGGCCAGGCTTTATCCACATGTTCATGCAGCCGCAAATGGCTGAAAAGGAGTGGGGTGTCTAGTGGAGCAAtgctaagagcatctctagccgtTCCGCCTcaggacgcataaaaatcgccCTCTGGGGGCGAGCCGGCAATACAATCGGCACTGGGGGCGGTTTTgcgcccagtcgtcgcccccaggCATTGAAATTGGCCCACTTTTCAGCCCAATTTCGGTGAATAAAGGGTTCATATGGGCGAGAATAGGCCTATATTCAGTGTGGTTCGCCGTGTCTCGAcgttcaattatcaacacaattttttcttatcacatatttcatcacagaaaaattaaatacttcaacaaaatagtacaacaacaaatagttcaatacaaattatatagttcaacaaataaaaactcatatttcatcacacggcgtcccccttgagcccccataggtgctcaatcagatctttctgTAGTTGacgatgcacctgtgggtctcggatctcctgacacatactgagataggcagtccaggttgctggtagctggtgatcaacttcggctagaggaccctgcctgtagtatggttcagtgtcaaacatgGATCTTCTTtctcgctctcgatgatcatgttgtgcaagatgacacagcaagtcataatctcccacatttgatctttggaCCAGGTATGAGCGTGGTACCGgacaacagcaaatcgagattggagcacaacagatgcccgctcgacatccttcctgcaagcctcctgaatcttcgcaaaccaggcgttcttgcctcctggcacagggtttcagatcgtcttcacaaatgtcgaccatctcggatagatgccatcagctagatagtaccccttgttgtagtgccgcccattgatctcgatgttcaccggaggagaatgaccttcaaTAAGATTGGCAAAGACAtgagagcactgcagcacgttgatgtcattgtgagttcctggcataccaaagaagaagtaccaaatccagaggtcctgtgtggccaccGCCTCAAGTACCACACTACAACTGCCTTTGgtgcctttgtacatcccctgccaagcaaatggacaACTTTTCCATTTCCAATgtatgcagtcgatgcttccaagcatcccaggaaatcctcttgctgcattctgtgctaggatccgagcagtgtcttccgcattgggtgttctcaagtattgcggtccaaacactgccaccactgcccgacagaacttgtagaaacactctatgctggtggactcggccatgtgcccatagtcgtcgagtgaatcaccgggagctctgtatgcaagcatcctcatcgctgtcgtgcacttctggatggaggtgaatccaagggcgccggtgcaatccatcttgcacttgaagtagttttTGAACTCCCGGAtagaattcacaatcctgaggaagagctttcggctcatccgataacggcgccgtAATGTTTTCTCGCcgtgaagtggagcatcggcgaagtagtcggagtagagcatgcagtagccttcgagacgatgccggttctttgctttcacccgccccggcgccgagccacctcgccgcggcttttcattgctcgccagcagctgggcgaggccggcgagcaccatgagatgctcttcttcctggacgtcggcctcggcttcctcctccagcagcgcggcgagcgcttcctcgtcatccgagtccatcgcTGAGGCAGGAAAATCGTCGAACACCTTGCGCCcggtgggcgtgtacccgccGCTAAACTGCCCCTCCGCGGCCGGAAACGGCGGCCGGAAACGCCCAGCTGCTGTTGGAGGGGCTGCCGCGGTGAAGCTCTGCTATTTTTCCggcggggaatggctatctagTGGTGAAGGGCGGCGGGTGGCGCCGGGATATAGCTTGTGGcggccgagggcgcggggggtgggaggcgagtcggggaagaaaaccttgacttttcGCCTGACGTTGTGGGCCAGCTGCGCTTTTCCTTTGCGCCGGAGCCCCCAATTGCCCCCTAGTGCGGCGGGTTCGGCCTGTGATTGCCGGGCGGAAAAAGGGCTGAACCGGCGATTTTCGGCGTCCTGGGGGCGCAACTGGGGCGTTTTTTTTAcgccggcgccgaaaaagtggcctagggggcctgttgggggcgcggctggagatgctctaagcgCCTGTTCGGTTGCTCTCCGGCACGGAGCTAGACCAGAAAACCTAACTCTCGGAGCCGAGAAGGAGCAGCTGATGATGGTTTTCGTGCAAAATATAAAGAGATGATGAAGCAGTGAACCGAGCTCCTACGAAATGGCGAATGAACTGTTCACAAATATTGTTGTTTTATGTTTGTTTGTTGAGTTTTGTGGCTTTGTGTTGTACTTGTCCTTATAAGGGCTTCATTAATTTAAAATCAGGCAATGACCTCTTTTCTAAAAAAAGGATCTCCTCTCACGTAGGAAGCGAAGACCATTGGGCTCATGTCCTCGATGCATCTCTCAAGTCCACCTTCGTCGACAACCTTCATGGCAAATTCTAGGACCCGTGGCGTCGTAGCGGCCGTAATATGCATTGAGGCAGTGTTGTTGGCCTTCGGCTAGGAGAATGGCAAGAGCTTGTGGTGACCATGGCGCATGGTGAAGCAGGTAGCCGGCAACGACCTCACAGGTGTGGATTTTGCAGTGTGAAGATGATGGAGCTATGGTCGAGGAGCGGTAGCAATTCTATGATGGGTTAGTGCAATGGAGAGGATGATTGGGACGAGCCCAAGGAAGCAGTGCTGAAGCCAACAGGAAGAATCTGTGGGGTCATTTCTAATTTTTTAGTTTATTTTCTTTATAGTATACAATAAATGTTTTATAATTTTAGCTCTGTTGGAAAAGGCAATGCCTAGGAGACTCTTAGGCACGTTTAGATGCTAGGAATGACCAAATGCCTCACCTAGGGTCTAAGCGGAACTCTAGGTAATTGTCCACTCAAGTACGAAATCATGCCATATTGCATTGACAGACCAAGTTGGTCATCTTCTATTGCAATAGCTGCTAGTTTACTTACTTATATTATCTAAATCGATATCAAACACACAATCAATATCTGAAATACTCATGGTAGTCAAAATTGTACGTCCACCTAGGTTGCACGTAAGGCGCTTAATTACCACCTAGGTGCTAGGCGAAGGTTAACGCCTCGCTTTCGCCTGGCTCTTTTTCCAACCTTGAATTTTAGCCTAAGTTATTGGGTCTGTGGGGTCAGTTGACTCCACAGCTTCTTTGTAGAATTGCCACTGCAAGGAGGAATGAGGGAGTGAGAGTTTCTCGAGGGCAGTAAGCATGTGCTTGACGCAACTCCAGTGCGGCAAGCATCGGTGGAGCGGTGAAGCAATTGGCTTGGCCGCGGACTAGTGAATGTAAAGCACCACACAAGTCAGCATCATTGTACATCTGCATGCATCAAATGTTCAAAGCACCACACAAGCTAAGTTGTAGAGTTGTTTCGATTGAAAATTCAGAGCACAAATGTTGTCTGGTCAGAAGTTTAGGCACCAAACTACACTAGCTCGACAATTCAAACGCACTTTACTCAATAGTAATTGCGCACATGCAATGCACGTCCTAACTGATAGTATCTTGCGGAGTTTATATTACATCGACATCTCCCTCTCGCGGCCCTCCCCGGTCGATGCATGAATGTTGCCTGAAGTTTGGTCATTTGATAATATGAGCTACCCCATGTGCCGAAATGGCCATGGCCCCTTTTGTTGTACAGATGAAGTGGTGCCCTCATTTCTCCACTTAAAGGAAGTGTCAACCCCTTCGGTC
Protein-coding sequences here:
- the LOC125506063 gene encoding flowering-promoting factor 1-like protein 5; protein product: MAAGGVWVFRKDGVMELERQESSSASGRSGKALVYVPANETMRSLEALERRLGSLGWERYYENRDLVQLHRRDGGVDLIALPRDFARFRSTHMYDVVVKNRHHFKVVDIV